The Gemmatimonadota bacterium genomic sequence GTCCGTCAATACCGCTTGATATGAATTGCTCCATCTGCGCGGCCTGGCCGGTCTCCGGGGACAAGGCGCCCCATTCGGCGGACATGCCCACGAGGAGCCGGAAGTTCCGTTCGTCCGCGGCACGCAGAAAGCTTTCGATCTGCGTGCCCGCCTGCTCCTGGCAGCTTTCGCCGGCCAGCAGGCCCAGCGTACCCGTTTTTCCCGTGGCAAATCCCTTGGCCATCAGGTTGGGCCGATAGGAAAACTCCTCGGCAACCTGTTCAACTCGCCGGCGGGTTACCTCGCTCACCATGTGCGACTTGCTCCGGGACAGGGCGCGAGAGACCGTGGTGTGGGAGACGCCCAGTGTTTTCGCGATGTCCTTGATCGTCACCCGCTTCTTTCTCATCGGCCCTTCCGCACCGGTTTCCCGGACGTGTTCCGGGTAGCCGGTTACCCGACCGAAGGCCGGGACCAACGCCCGTTTTTGATAGCTTAAGCAGCGAATTACACACGTTTGCAAAACCGAATTTGGCAAGGCCTGGTGCAGGTGTCAATCAGTTTTTTCTACGGTGTGGTCTTATCCCGCGCCGCAGGATTCCCGGACGGAAAGATGGGGAGTGAAGACGCTCCGCCGCGGGCCGGGGCGGCCGCGGATCTGGTGAAGGATGTCCTGTACCGCCCGGGCGGCCATATCCTCGAACGGGATGGAAAGCGTAGTCAGGGATGGCCTGACGTAAGCCGAGACCTCGTTGTTTCCGAATCCGGTTACCGCCATGTCGCCGGGAACCCGCACGCCGGATTCGATCAGTCCCCTGCAGACGCCGAGGGCCGTGTAGTCAGAGCAACATGCAATGGCCGTATACCGTCCGTGCAGCGCCCTGCCCAGATTGTATCCGGACCGGGCGCTTCCGATTTCGACAGGAACGATACGAGGCGTCAGTCCGTGCCTGCGCATCGCGCTGCGGTAGCCCTTTACATGGGACCGAGGACCGCCCGAGCCGATCGGGTCTTCGCCCAGGAAACAGATCCGTTCATGGCCGAGCCCGATGAGATGCTCGGTGACCGCCTGCATGCCCGGGGCCGGGTTCAGGAGAACACTCGAGACATCGTTGACGGCGTATCCAAAGGCCGCGACGGGCAGTTTGCCTCCCGCGGAATGGACGATCCGGGCCGACTCGCTTTCATCGCCGAGGGCCTGGACCAGGATGCCGTCCACGTCGCGGGCCTTCAGATGCATGAACTGATCGACCTGTTCGGCCTGTGCGGACCGTTCCGCACTTTCTGTTTTCCCGGAAGACGCGGTCCGGCTCGACACCGCCGCGACCAGCACCTGGTAACCTTCTCGAACCGCGGCCTGCACCAGGTGGTCGATCTGCCTGCCGGTGAATTCCTGGCCGATCCGGTTGGTCACCAGCCCCAGGACGCCTTCCGTACCCTGCACGAAAGCCTGGGCCAGGAGATTTGGCGAATAGTCCATCTCCGCCGCGGTCCGTCTCACAAGCAGACGCGTCTGTTCCTTTACAAGGTGGGACATGCGGGGAGACAGTGCCCGGGAGACCGTGGAATACGAAATGCCCAGCCGCCTGGCGATGTCCTTGATCGTGACCGGCCTGTTCCTCACGGGTCTGGCTCCCGTGGCTGTGCGCGGCACACGACGGCGGGCTGAATCAATGCCTTGTCCATCCAGCGCACACGTGTGTATAGGCGGCCGTGACGATACGCTGGTTCATGGATAGTGTATCTCGAGTGCATTTGCGGTGATCCGGATCTTAAGGTGTGGATAAGCGGTGTGGGTATCCTGCGAAAAGTAGGTATCTGCCGGGACGCTTGTCAAGCGGCAAGGTGGGCACGCGCCCGACCGGCCGGCCCGTGGTCCGCTGGGAATAAAACTGTGGCGAACCTTTCCCGTTGGATGGTATCTTCCTTCCTGTGAAACCCGATTCATCCAGTCCTTTCCAGCTCGAAACCGAACTCAGACGCGATCTGGGCGTGGTATCCGCCACGACCATCATCGTCGGCGGCATTATCGGTTCCGGCATCTTCGGCGCGCCGGCGGGCATTGCCCAGCAACTCGGCAACCCCGGCCTGTTCCTCCTCGTATGGATCCTGGGCGGCGCGCTGGGTTTCGCCGGAGCCCTGTGCTTCGCCGAGCTCGGTACCATGATGCCGCGGAGCGGCGGGCAATTCGTCTACCTGAACGAGGCCTTCCCGCCCATCATCGCCTTCCTCTACGGATGGGTGGAGTTCGTGCTGCTCCAGAGCGCCGGCATGGCCGCCATCGGCGCCATATGCACCAGCTACATGGGGTACTTCATCCCGGCGATCTCATCTCAGATCACCGTGCTGGAACTCGGCCCCCTGAACATCTCTTCCCAGCAGGTCGCCGTCTGGGCGCTGATCCTGTTCCTCTGCTATGTCAATTACGTCGGCGTTCGTTTCGGCGGACTGGTGATGAACCTGACGACCTTCGCCAAGGTAACGGCCCTGGTCGGCCTGGCGCTGCTGGCCGCCTGGATCGGCGGAAACGGCGAACACTTCGTGCCGCTGGTGCCGCCGGACATTGACTTCAGCATCCTGGCCGTGCTCGGACCGGCGATGATCGGCGGGCTCTTCGCCTACCAGGGCTGGGTCAACACCAACATGGTCGTGGGCGAGGTGAAGGATCCCCAGCGTATCCTGCCCCGGGTGATCTTCTTCGGCCTGGGCCTTTGCACCCTCGTATACCTCGCGGTCAACTGGTCCTACCTGTACGTCCTGAGCATCGACGAAATCGCGGCCTCCGAGCGCGTGGCGGCCGACGCGGCAAGCCGGCTGATCGGCCCCGTGGGCGCGTCGCTGATCTCGGCGGCCGTCATGATTTCGACCTTCGGCACCATGAACGGCACCATGATCATCACCCCCCGGATCCCCTATGCCATGGCGAGAGCGGGCCTGTTCTTCAAGTGGTTCACCCACGTGCACCCCCGGTACCGGACGCCGTCCCGCGCCGTCGTGGCCGTGTCGATCATGGGTTTCGTGTGGACCTTCCTGGGCGGCTTCCAGGCCATCATCAACGCCTTCGTCTACATCGTCTACCTGTATTACGGTCTCAACGTCCTCGCCCTCATCGTGCTCCGTCGCAAGCATCCGGACGCTCGCAGGCCGTACAAAGTCCCCGGCTATCCCTACGTGCCGGTGCTGTTCCTGGTGGTGGTGGCGTGGGTCGTGGTGACGGTCGTCACCCAGAATTTCCTGCAGGCGCTGCCCGGACTGGGATGCCTGGGCCTGGGGGCCGTAGTTTACCTGGTCTGGTTCCGTAAAGCCTGACGCTGATCAGGACCCGGGACACCCGCGACCCGCCGCGCCCTCTTCCTTTCCCTACCCCGACGAGCACTTTTACCCCGACGGGCGCTTTTCCGCTTTGAATCCGGCCGCAAACAGGATCAGGACCAGTACGACCAGGGCGGCGGGCAGGATCCAGAAAACCTGCCAGTCCGACAGGCTGAGGCTCCCCGTCGATCCAAGAAAGGCATTGTAGACCCGGCCGGCGATCTGGGCGCCGATCAGCATGCCCAGTCCGCTGGAAACGAGGACGAACAGCCCCTGGGCCTGTCCGCGGTTCGCGGGCGTCGCCTGCTGGTCCATGTAGACGTGGGCGGTCACGAAGAAAAAGTCGTAGCAGATGCCGTGTAGGATGATCCCCGTAACGATCAGGGTCCACAGGGCGTCCGGCGCGCCGAGGGAGAACAGCCCGTACCGTATGATCCAGGCGACCATGGCGATCAGCAGCATCCGCTTCACGCCGAGCCGCCGGAAGAAGAAGGGCATGCACAGCATCAGGAACACCTCGGAAAACTGGCCCAGGGTCTGCGTGCCCGCGATGTTCGTGAATCCCGTCGCGCCGAGGTAGATCTGCGTGAAGTTGTAGTAGAAGGCCAGCGGGATGCAGAGGAGCAGGG encodes the following:
- a CDS encoding LacI family transcriptional regulator yields the protein MRNRPVTIKDIARRLGISYSTVSRALSPRMSHLVKEQTRLLVRRTAAEMDYSPNLLAQAFVQGTEGVLGLVTNRIGQEFTGRQIDHLVQAAVREGYQVLVAAVSSRTASSGKTESAERSAQAEQVDQFMHLKARDVDGILVQALGDESESARIVHSAGGKLPVAAFGYAVNDVSSVLLNPAPGMQAVTEHLIGLGHERICFLGEDPIGSGGPRSHVKGYRSAMRRHGLTPRIVPVEIGSARSGYNLGRALHGRYTAIACCSDYTALGVCRGLIESGVRVPGDMAVTGFGNNEVSAYVRPSLTTLSIPFEDMAARAVQDILHQIRGRPGPRRSVFTPHLSVRESCGAG
- a CDS encoding amino acid permease, translated to MDGIFLPVKPDSSSPFQLETELRRDLGVVSATTIIVGGIIGSGIFGAPAGIAQQLGNPGLFLLVWILGGALGFAGALCFAELGTMMPRSGGQFVYLNEAFPPIIAFLYGWVEFVLLQSAGMAAIGAICTSYMGYFIPAISSQITVLELGPLNISSQQVAVWALILFLCYVNYVGVRFGGLVMNLTTFAKVTALVGLALLAAWIGGNGEHFVPLVPPDIDFSILAVLGPAMIGGLFAYQGWVNTNMVVGEVKDPQRILPRVIFFGLGLCTLVYLAVNWSYLYVLSIDEIAASERVAADAASRLIGPVGASLISAAVMISTFGTMNGTMIITPRIPYAMARAGLFFKWFTHVHPRYRTPSRAVVAVSIMGFVWTFLGGFQAIINAFVYIVYLYYGLNVLALIVLRRKHPDARRPYKVPGYPYVPVLFLVVVAWVVVTVVTQNFLQALPGLGCLGLGAVVYLVWFRKA